In the Nilaparvata lugens isolate BPH chromosome 9, ASM1435652v1, whole genome shotgun sequence genome, one interval contains:
- the LOC120352905 gene encoding transcription initiation factor TFIID subunit 10-like: protein MNSTSDQTDSDADVKSLAGTSIVDFLHQLEDYSPTVPDAVTSAYLNSAGFESSDPRIVRLISLAAQKFICDIANDALQHCKVRSSNVTASKSAKTKDRRYTLTMEDLAPALAEFGITVRKPPYFI from the exons aTGAATTCTACAAGCGATCAGACTGATTCAGATGCAGATGTGAAAAGTTTGGCTGGAACGTCCATTGTCGATTTTCTACATCAGCTTGAAGATTATTCGCCCACT GTTCCAGACGCTGTTACATCGGCATACCTCAATTCAGCTGGTTTTGAATCGTCTGACCCAAGAAT TGTGCGACTGATCTCGCTGGCGGCACAGAAGTTCATCTGCGACATCGCGAATGATGCGCTGCAACATTGCAAGGTGCGCAGCAGCAACGTAACAGCCAGCAAGTCAGCCAAGACCAAGGACCGGCGCTACACTCTCACCATGGAAGACCTGGCTCCGGCCCTCGCCGAGTTCGGAATCACCGTTCGGAAGCCGCCTTACTTTATCTGA